A window of the Cystobacter fuscus genome harbors these coding sequences:
- a CDS encoding YiaA/YiaB family inner membrane protein, with the protein MSRPSANTSQDHSGAWVIQTWVSFILSVAVTAVGIYHLPVDGWQKAFLSMGLLFTVGSTFTLSKTVRDQHEQQRLTARIDEARVTKLLAEVDPVVLK; encoded by the coding sequence ATGTCCCGCCCATCAGCCAATACCTCGCAGGATCACAGTGGAGCCTGGGTCATCCAGACGTGGGTGTCGTTCATCCTGTCGGTGGCGGTGACGGCGGTGGGCATCTACCACCTGCCGGTGGACGGCTGGCAGAAGGCCTTCCTGAGCATGGGGTTGCTCTTCACGGTGGGCTCCACGTTCACGCTGTCCAAGACGGTGCGAGACCAGCACGAGCAGCAGCGGCTGACGGCGCGCATCGACGAGGCGCGGGTGACGAAGCTGCTGGCCGAGGTGGACCCGGTGGTCCTCAAGTAG
- a CDS encoding AAA family ATPase, whose amino-acid sequence MTTRSAIPRSAPFAAWLEELDLLIRARYPLLYLVSWEEHRVETLLGEVARAHGKVLLTWSVRRGLRHVGSTRGPVLPEDTRNPLEALAAIEKLSEPALVVLEDFPPYLEEKPLVRALRELAHSLKSTFTTVVLLSPTLRLPEELEKEVSVLDVPLPGFEELTQLLKEIVAVVRRGNKASIELTREEAEQLIKAAQGLTLSEAENAFAKAIAKDGKLSAEDIRRVQDEKRQVIRKSGLLEYYPPGEDLGSVGGLRELKQWLDRRTAAFGERARQFGLPEPRGVLLLGVQGCGKSLTAKAIAAHWNLPLLRLDMGRIFSGLVGSSEENLRKAIHVAESIAPVVLWVDEVEKGLSGVASSGTTDGGVTARVFGALLTWLQEKTAPVFVVATANRIEGLPPELLRKGRFDEIFFIDLPEVAERREIFRIHLERRGRKAGGYDLGALAELAVDFSGAEVEQAVIAALYEAFGEGVELEQRHLMRAIQETFPLAVTLRDEILRLREWARGRTRPASLAGEARKE is encoded by the coding sequence ATGACGACCCGCTCCGCGATTCCGCGCTCCGCCCCGTTCGCCGCGTGGTTGGAGGAGCTCGATCTGCTCATCCGCGCGCGCTATCCGCTGCTCTATCTGGTGTCGTGGGAGGAGCACCGGGTGGAGACGCTGCTCGGGGAGGTGGCGAGGGCACACGGCAAGGTGCTGCTCACCTGGTCGGTGCGCCGGGGCCTGAGGCACGTGGGGAGCACGCGGGGTCCGGTGCTGCCCGAGGACACCCGGAATCCGCTGGAGGCACTGGCCGCCATCGAGAAGCTGTCCGAGCCGGCGCTGGTGGTGCTCGAGGACTTCCCGCCCTACCTGGAGGAGAAGCCGCTGGTGAGGGCGTTGCGCGAGCTGGCGCACTCGCTCAAGAGCACGTTCACGACGGTGGTGCTGCTATCGCCCACGCTGCGGTTGCCCGAGGAGTTGGAGAAGGAAGTGTCGGTGCTGGACGTGCCGTTGCCGGGCTTCGAGGAGCTGACGCAGCTGCTCAAGGAGATCGTGGCGGTGGTGCGGCGGGGCAACAAGGCGAGCATCGAGCTGACGCGCGAGGAGGCCGAGCAGCTCATCAAGGCGGCGCAGGGGCTGACGTTGTCGGAGGCGGAGAACGCGTTCGCCAAGGCGATCGCGAAGGACGGCAAGCTGAGCGCGGAGGACATCCGGCGGGTGCAGGACGAGAAGCGGCAGGTCATCCGCAAGAGTGGGCTGTTGGAGTACTACCCGCCGGGGGAGGACCTGGGGAGCGTGGGGGGGTTGCGCGAGTTGAAGCAGTGGCTGGACCGGCGCACGGCGGCGTTTGGCGAGCGGGCGAGGCAGTTCGGGTTGCCCGAGCCGCGAGGGGTGTTGCTGTTGGGGGTACAGGGGTGCGGCAAGAGCCTGACGGCGAAGGCGATCGCGGCGCACTGGAACCTGCCGTTGTTGCGGCTGGACATGGGGCGAATCTTCAGTGGGCTGGTGGGCTCGTCGGAGGAGAACCTGCGCAAGGCCATCCACGTGGCGGAGAGCATCGCGCCGGTGGTGTTGTGGGTGGACGAGGTGGAGAAGGGCCTGTCGGGGGTGGCCTCGTCGGGGACGACGGATGGAGGCGTCACGGCGCGGGTGTTCGGAGCGCTCCTCACGTGGCTGCAGGAGAAGACGGCGCCGGTGTTCGTGGTGGCGACGGCCAACCGGATCGAGGGACTGCCGCCCGAGCTGCTGCGCAAGGGGCGGTTCGACGAGATCTTCTTCATCGATTTGCCGGAAGTGGCCGAGCGCCGGGAGATCTTCCGCATCCATCTGGAGCGCAGGGGGAGGAAGGCGGGGGGTTACGACCTGGGGGCGTTGGCGGAACTGGCGGTGGACTTCAGCGGGGCGGAGGTGGAGCAGGCGGTGATCGCCGCGCTCTACGAGGCGTTTGGCGAGGGGGTGGAGCTGGAGCAGCGTCACCTGATGCGAGCCATTCAGGAGACCTTCCCGCTCGCGGTCACGCTGAGGGATGAGATTCTGCGGTTGCGCGAGTGGGCGCGGGGACGAACGCGTCCGGCGTCGCTGGCGGGTGAAGCACGAAAGGAGTAG
- the recF gene encoding DNA replication/repair protein RecF (All proteins in this family for which functions are known are DNA-binding proteins that assist the filamentation of RecA onto DNA for the initiation of recombination or recombinational repair.) has protein sequence MRLLALHVQDFRNLGQVSLSPSPHATIAVGQNGQGKTNLLEALYFLATLKPLRAGRLSELVRWGSPAARVTGRFLLKGAEREISVEVSGGVRQSFVDGKKAPSLEEYFGGVSVVAFTPDDLEVVKGGPDSRRGFLDRAVFNRFPAFLRESREYARALKNRNRLLRTGPVDSVYLEAYDETLAKAGARVYARRRALMAELAPRAQATFASIGRTPDPASYGYRPAHLGDLDFAQADETALANALREALASRSRRDLDRGFTSVGPHADDVSVTLGSRSARAYASQGQQRALVLGWKIAEIENLEAATGFLPLLLLDDVSSELDPERNAYLMRYLAESGAQVFLTTTDASLVRAAAAQDTLWMGVRAGDVSLAPPGEAPAGLPPPPDGEPG, from the coding sequence GTGCGCCTGTTGGCACTCCATGTTCAGGACTTCCGTAACCTCGGCCAGGTCTCCCTGTCGCCGAGCCCGCACGCGACCATCGCGGTGGGGCAGAACGGCCAGGGAAAGACCAACCTGCTGGAAGCCCTCTACTTCCTCGCCACACTCAAGCCCCTGCGCGCGGGCCGGTTGTCGGAGCTCGTCCGGTGGGGCTCTCCGGCCGCGCGGGTGACGGGCCGCTTCCTCCTCAAGGGTGCCGAACGCGAGATCTCCGTGGAGGTGTCCGGTGGCGTCCGTCAGTCCTTCGTGGATGGGAAGAAGGCCCCCAGCCTGGAAGAGTACTTCGGCGGCGTCTCGGTGGTGGCCTTCACGCCGGATGATCTGGAGGTCGTCAAGGGTGGCCCGGATTCGCGCCGGGGCTTCCTGGATCGCGCTGTCTTCAACCGCTTCCCCGCCTTCCTGCGTGAGAGCCGTGAGTACGCTCGGGCCCTGAAGAATCGCAATCGTCTGCTGCGCACGGGCCCGGTGGACTCCGTCTACCTCGAGGCCTATGACGAGACCCTCGCCAAGGCGGGCGCCCGCGTCTATGCCCGGCGACGGGCCCTCATGGCCGAGCTCGCACCCCGTGCCCAGGCCACCTTCGCCTCCATCGGGCGCACCCCCGACCCCGCCTCTTATGGGTACCGCCCCGCCCATCTGGGCGACCTCGACTTCGCCCAGGCCGATGAGACGGCCCTGGCCAATGCGCTCCGCGAAGCGCTCGCGTCCCGCTCCCGAAGAGACCTCGATCGGGGCTTCACCTCCGTGGGCCCCCACGCCGATGATGTCTCCGTCACCCTGGGCTCACGCAGCGCTCGCGCCTACGCCAGTCAGGGCCAGCAGCGCGCGCTCGTGCTGGGATGGAAGATCGCCGAGATCGAGAACCTCGAGGCGGCCACGGGCTTTCTGCCCCTGCTCCTGCTCGATGATGTCTCGAGCGAGTTGGACCCTGAACGCAATGCCTACCTGATGCGCTACCTCGCCGAGAGCGGCGCCCAGGTCTTCCTCACCACCACCGACGCCAGCCTCGTGCGCGCCGCCGCCGCCCAGGACACCCTGTGGATGGGCGTTCGCGCGGGTGATGTTTCCCTCGCTCCTCCCGGAGAGGCCCCCGCCGGCCTTCCTCCTCCCCCAGACGGCGAACCCGGTTGA